One Flavobacterium sp. 90 DNA segment encodes these proteins:
- a CDS encoding DUF1508 domain-containing protein, translating to MGAFVISKRFNDEYKFVFTSRKGKVIFTSLSYELKFEGEEDIEKFKANIDQAKFLKFKGSGGKYFFKLMLGEVHFATSRKYTTELLLQKGIKEIVNYASKAEILDFSSSESIFEDEVVFEEEED from the coding sequence ATGGGTGCTTTTGTAATAAGTAAAAGGTTTAATGATGAATATAAATTCGTGTTTACTTCTAGGAAAGGCAAAGTGATATTTACAAGTCTGAGTTATGAGTTGAAATTTGAAGGGGAAGAAGATATTGAGAAATTTAAGGCGAATATAGATCAGGCGAAATTTTTGAAATTTAAAGGCTCTGGCGGAAAGTATTTCTTTAAGTTGATGTTGGGTGAGGTTCATTTTGCAACAAGTCGAAAATATACAACGGAATTGCTTTTGCAGAAAGGAATTAAAGAAATAGTCAATTATGCTTCAAAAGCAGAAATTTTAGACTTCTCGTCAAGTGAATCTATTTTTGAGGATGAAGTGGTTTTTGAGGAAGAAGAAGATTAG
- the mutS gene encoding DNA mismatch repair protein MutS: MAAKDKVVKETPLMKQYNEIKRKYPDACLLFRVGDFYETFGEDAVRASKILGITLTKRGAGSETETALAGFPHHSINTYLPKLVKAGLRVAICDQLEDPKMTKTIVKRGVTELVTPGVSLNDEVLQSKTNNFLASVYFASKSIGVSFLDVSTGEFLTAQGNAEYIDKLLQNFNPSEILVPKNNKMDFKASFGEDFHTFYLEDWIYKEDYALETLTKHFQTVSLKGFGVEELKEGIIASGAILYYLSETQHNRVQHITSIQRIAEDAYVWMDRFTIRNLELYHSYNPNAVTLLDVIDRTLSPMGGRLLKRWLALPLKDSAKIKNRHDVVTYLKSDPEVLQNIQYQIKQISDLERLISKIAAGKVSPREIVYLKESLDAIIPIKTLALASPQEAVKIIGDSLHACDLLREKIKTTLNQDAPVAIAKGNAIAKGISEELDDLRAISTSGKEYLEGIEKRESERTGISSLKISFNNVFGYYIEVRNTHKDKVPAEWIRKQTLVSAERYITEELKEYETKILGAEEKIHKIESELFEQLIAWIATYIKPVQMNANLVAQLDCLCSFTQLAIENQYVCPEIDETFELDIKNGRHPVIEKQLPVGTPYIANDVFLDRETQQIIMITGPNMSGKSAILRQTALIVLLAQMGSFVPADSVRMGIVDKIFTRVGASDNISMGESTFMVEMNETASILNNISDRSLVLLDEIGRGTSTYDGISIAWAIAEFLHEHPGRPKTLFATHYHELNEMTESLTRIQNYNVSVKELKDTVLFVRKLIKGGSAHSFGIHVAKMAGMPQIVILKAQKLLKKLEKNHSSEALNGVKSAADEMQMSFFNLDDPLLEEIKEEIMSLDINAITPVEALMKLNEIKRMLVKK, translated from the coding sequence TTGGCAGCGAAAGACAAAGTGGTGAAAGAAACACCCTTAATGAAACAGTACAACGAAATCAAGAGAAAATATCCTGATGCATGTCTGCTATTTAGAGTGGGTGATTTTTATGAAACCTTTGGAGAAGATGCTGTTAGGGCGTCAAAAATCCTTGGAATAACATTGACAAAAAGAGGTGCGGGATCTGAAACCGAAACAGCGTTGGCAGGTTTTCCACATCATTCTATTAATACGTATTTGCCAAAATTGGTCAAAGCCGGACTTCGTGTAGCGATCTGTGATCAGCTTGAAGATCCAAAAATGACCAAAACTATTGTGAAACGTGGCGTTACCGAATTGGTGACACCGGGAGTTTCTTTAAATGATGAGGTTTTACAATCAAAAACAAACAACTTTTTAGCATCCGTTTATTTTGCCAGTAAAAGCATCGGAGTTTCTTTTCTGGATGTTTCTACCGGAGAGTTTTTAACCGCTCAGGGAAATGCAGAATATATAGATAAATTATTGCAGAATTTTAATCCAAGTGAGATTCTGGTTCCGAAGAATAATAAAATGGATTTTAAAGCTTCTTTTGGAGAAGATTTTCATACTTTTTATTTAGAAGATTGGATTTATAAAGAAGATTATGCTTTAGAAACTTTGACAAAACATTTTCAAACCGTTTCCTTAAAAGGTTTTGGAGTTGAAGAGTTAAAAGAAGGAATTATTGCTTCTGGGGCAATTTTATATTATTTATCAGAAACACAACATAATCGTGTGCAACATATCACGTCGATTCAGCGTATAGCAGAAGATGCTTATGTTTGGATGGATCGTTTTACGATTAGAAATTTAGAATTATACCACAGTTATAATCCAAATGCCGTAACGCTTTTGGATGTAATTGACAGAACGCTTTCGCCGATGGGAGGACGTTTGTTGAAACGCTGGTTGGCTTTGCCTTTAAAAGACAGTGCCAAAATCAAAAATCGTCACGACGTTGTTACCTATTTAAAATCAGATCCTGAAGTTTTACAAAACATTCAATATCAGATTAAGCAAATTTCAGATTTAGAACGTTTGATTTCTAAAATCGCGGCAGGAAAAGTTTCGCCTCGTGAAATTGTTTATCTAAAAGAATCTTTGGATGCTATTATTCCAATAAAAACTTTGGCATTGGCAAGTCCGCAAGAAGCTGTAAAAATTATTGGAGACAGTTTGCATGCGTGTGATTTGTTAAGAGAAAAAATCAAAACTACCTTAAATCAGGATGCGCCGGTTGCTATTGCAAAAGGAAATGCAATTGCAAAAGGTATTAGTGAAGAATTAGACGATTTACGTGCTATTTCGACTTCCGGAAAAGAATATTTGGAAGGAATTGAAAAAAGAGAATCGGAAAGAACCGGAATTTCTTCTTTGAAAATTTCATTCAATAACGTCTTTGGATATTATATCGAAGTTAGAAATACGCACAAAGATAAAGTTCCGGCAGAATGGATTCGTAAACAAACCTTGGTAAGTGCGGAACGTTATATTACCGAAGAATTAAAAGAATACGAAACAAAAATTCTTGGTGCCGAAGAAAAAATCCATAAAATTGAAAGCGAACTTTTTGAGCAATTAATTGCCTGGATTGCGACATATATTAAACCAGTTCAAATGAACGCCAATTTGGTGGCGCAATTAGATTGTTTGTGTTCATTTACACAATTGGCAATCGAAAATCAATATGTATGTCCTGAAATCGATGAAACATTCGAGCTTGATATCAAAAACGGACGTCATCCTGTAATTGAAAAGCAATTGCCGGTTGGAACTCCATATATTGCAAATGATGTTTTCTTGGATAGAGAAACACAGCAAATTATTATGATTACCGGTCCCAATATGTCGGGTAAGTCGGCTATTTTAAGACAAACGGCATTAATTGTATTGTTGGCTCAAATGGGAAGTTTTGTTCCTGCTGATAGTGTGAGAATGGGAATCGTAGATAAGATTTTTACAAGAGTAGGAGCATCGGACAATATTTCGATGGGAGAATCTACTTTTATGGTCGAAATGAATGAAACAGCTTCTATTTTGAATAATATATCAGATCGTAGTTTGGTTTTGTTGGATGAAATTGGTAGAGGAACAAGTACGTATGACGGAATCTCGATTGCTTGGGCTATTGCCGAGTTTCTTCACGAACATCCGGGAAGACCAAAAACGTTGTTTGCGACGCATTATCATGAGTTGAATGAAATGACGGAATCTCTGACTAGAATTCAGAATTATAATGTTTCGGTAAAGGAATTAAAAGACACCGTTCTTTTTGTTCGTAAACTGATAAAAGGAGGAAGTGCGCATAGTTTTGGAATTCACGTAGCAAAAATGGCGGGAATGCCTCAAATAGTGATTTTGAAAGCGCAAAAGCTATTGAAGAAATTAGAAAAAAATCATTCAAGCGAAGCTTTAAATGGAGTAAAATCTGCTGCGGATGAAATGCAAATGAGTTTCTTTAATTTAGATGATCCTTTGTTGGAAGAAATAAAAGAAGAGATCATGAGTCTTGATATAAATGCAATAACACCAGTCGAAGCGTTGATGAAGCTGAATGAAATCAAGCGAATGCTGGTTAAGAAATAA
- a CDS encoding DUF1573 domain-containing protein: protein MKKIILIAMLAVVGITASNAQSTKKAKAAKIEGAGMTFETETIDYGTIAHNADGKREFVFVNNGTKPLIITNTQGSCGCTVPTTPKEPIAPGAKGIIGVKYATDRVGAFTKTVTVTSNAEGQPTKVLTIKGTVLPDPVKS from the coding sequence ATGAAAAAAATAATCTTAATCGCTATGTTAGCTGTAGTTGGAATTACAGCTTCTAATGCTCAAAGCACTAAAAAAGCTAAAGCTGCTAAAATTGAAGGTGCTGGAATGACTTTCGAAACAGAAACTATTGATTACGGAACTATCGCTCACAACGCTGATGGAAAACGTGAATTCGTTTTTGTTAACAACGGAACTAAGCCATTAATCATTACAAACACACAAGGATCTTGTGGATGTACTGTACCAACAACTCCAAAAGAGCCAATCGCTCCAGGTGCTAAAGGTATTATTGGTGTAAAATATGCTACTGACAGAGTTGGTGCATTTACAAAAACAGTTACTGTTACTTCTAACGCTGAAGGACAACCAACAAAAGTACTTACTATTAAAGGTACAGTTTTACCAGATCCAGTAAAAAGCTAA
- a CDS encoding RNA methyltransferase: MRKLENSELDRKSIEDFKKSDKTPLIIVLDDIRSLHNIGSVFRTSDAFLVEKIILCGITATPPNKEIHKTALGATETVAWEHHENVLEVIENLKKENVITMAIEQVESSVFLQDFKVEKDQKYALVFGNEVYGVAQEAVAICDGCIEIPQLGTKHSLNIAVSAGIVVWDLFQKLNWPAKI, from the coding sequence ATGAGAAAACTCGAAAATAGCGAACTGGACAGAAAATCAATCGAAGATTTTAAAAAATCAGACAAAACACCTCTAATAATAGTGCTAGACGATATTCGTAGCTTACACAATATTGGATCTGTGTTTAGAACTTCTGACGCTTTTTTGGTCGAAAAAATAATCTTGTGCGGTATTACAGCAACTCCACCAAACAAAGAAATTCATAAAACCGCTCTTGGCGCCACTGAAACCGTAGCATGGGAACATCACGAAAACGTTTTGGAAGTTATTGAAAATCTTAAAAAAGAAAATGTTATAACGATGGCTATTGAGCAAGTTGAAAGCTCCGTTTTTCTTCAGGATTTCAAAGTAGAAAAAGATCAGAAATATGCATTGGTTTTTGGAAACGAAGTTTATGGTGTTGCTCAGGAAGCGGTTGCTATTTGTGATGGTTGTATTGAAATTCCGCAATTAGGAACCAAGCATTCTTTGAATATTGCTGTGAGTGCAGGAATTGTAGTTTGGGATTTATTCCAAAAACTAAACTGGCCTGCTAAAATCTAG
- a CDS encoding T9SS type B sorting domain-containing protein produces the protein MKNVNFLKISLLLFLLLSGFFGHAQETLIPDPNFEQALIDLKIDNGPIDGKVLTSSVVGLPVLNVREKNITDLTGIQDFSSLKILDCSSSNISIIDLSKNTALTDLIMINCGLTHLDISKNVLLKYLNLFNNQFSTLDISNNTALEVLQLQRNKLSSLDISQNILLKELDCSENQLATLDVFKNTLLNYFYCDENRLTSLNISTNTALINFGCNKNQITTLDVSKNTLLRSIECDSNNLSILDVSKNNSLTRFFCSNNQLRNLNLKNGKNTALTAVDFLSNSNLTCIEVDSENYSNLNWSTFKDASASYSNNCNKAATTTAPKITATDDQLYCPLTSIKIAPSVTITHDPAEPGTQAAYIQISSGYINGQDKIEILNPAAHPTIVQAWYPLEGKLVLSSPTGGNVPYSELEAAIKDVVFSNSSATASGTRTFSITIGQANYLPSTKHFYLYVPSIGISWSSAKTAAENSTYYGLKGYLATLLSDDEAKLCGEQASGTGWIGGSDSETEGIWKWVTGPEAGTIFWNGTANGSTPNFAFWNTGEPNQQGDEDYAHITQPGVGIRGSWNDLSNTGDTSGDYQPKGYIVEYGGSPGEVPLEIAASTKITIPVATPAANPPAACDSGTFTFTTTATTGATISWYATATGGTALATGNSFTTSTITSTTTYYVDAGCESNRKAVTATVNTTPATPIAEKPFYTNCGPGSVTIEASTNIGFINWYATLTGGTSLFTGNSFTTPVISTNTTYYAEAANNGCINNTRIPIEIKIYTPPVVTDETKILCQNQKVNLDAGIAGMSYKWSNGKTDQIITITTPGTYTVDVISPDPENCTSRKTIIVNEHLIPKISRVDVNGTRVVIYLTKDADYYEYSVDGLTFQDSNVFYDVSAGLKTAFVQEKNGCGGDTFKFVVITFPEFFTPNNDSFNDSWVVDGIENYPQAQITIFDRYGKLVAQLNGSKMSWDGTLDKNPLPASDYWYAMKIDNDHPVLRGHFSLKR, from the coding sequence ATGAAAAATGTTAATTTCTTAAAAATATCTCTATTATTATTTTTATTACTGTCAGGCTTTTTCGGGCACGCACAAGAAACTTTAATTCCTGATCCAAATTTTGAGCAAGCTTTAATAGATTTAAAAATTGATAACGGACCTATTGACGGAAAAGTACTTACTTCTAGCGTGGTTGGATTACCTGTATTAAATGTTAGAGAGAAAAACATAACTGATTTAACCGGAATTCAGGATTTCTCCTCTTTAAAGATATTAGATTGTAGTAGTTCCAATATTTCCATTATAGATCTTTCTAAAAATACCGCTTTAACAGACTTGATTATGATTAACTGCGGATTAACTCATTTAGACATTTCTAAAAATGTTCTTCTGAAATATCTAAATCTCTTCAATAACCAATTCTCCACTTTAGATATTTCTAATAATACTGCTTTAGAAGTGCTCCAACTTCAAAGAAACAAATTAAGCAGTTTAGACATTTCTCAAAACATTTTATTAAAAGAACTTGACTGCTCTGAAAATCAACTAGCCACCTTAGATGTTTTTAAAAATACCCTTTTAAACTATTTTTATTGTGATGAAAACAGATTGACCAGCCTTAACATTTCAACAAATACAGCTTTAATTAATTTTGGTTGCAATAAAAATCAAATCACAACTCTAGATGTTTCAAAAAACACCCTCTTAAGAAGTATAGAATGCGATAGTAATAATTTATCGATTTTAGATGTTTCCAAAAATAATTCTTTGACCCGTTTTTTTTGCAGTAACAACCAATTACGTAATCTGAATTTAAAAAATGGAAAAAACACTGCGCTTACTGCTGTAGATTTTCTATCAAATTCAAACCTCACTTGTATAGAAGTAGATAGTGAAAATTACTCTAACCTTAATTGGTCTACTTTCAAAGATGCTTCGGCTTCTTATTCAAACAATTGTAACAAAGCTGCAACAACAACAGCTCCTAAAATTACAGCAACAGACGATCAATTATATTGCCCGTTAACTTCTATAAAAATTGCGCCTTCTGTTACAATTACTCATGATCCTGCAGAACCCGGAACACAAGCTGCTTATATTCAGATTTCTTCAGGCTATATTAATGGTCAGGACAAAATAGAAATTCTAAATCCTGCCGCACATCCAACAATTGTACAAGCTTGGTATCCTCTTGAAGGAAAATTAGTTTTATCAAGTCCAACTGGAGGAAACGTTCCATATTCTGAATTAGAAGCGGCTATTAAAGATGTTGTTTTTTCGAATTCTTCGGCTACAGCTTCAGGTACAAGAACTTTCTCCATAACAATTGGTCAGGCAAATTACCTGCCTTCTACCAAACATTTTTATTTGTATGTTCCAAGTATTGGTATTTCGTGGTCATCTGCAAAAACCGCTGCCGAAAATAGTACTTATTACGGTCTTAAAGGATATCTTGCAACGCTATTATCTGATGATGAAGCTAAGTTATGTGGCGAACAAGCATCAGGAACCGGATGGATTGGCGGAAGTGATTCCGAAACGGAAGGTATTTGGAAATGGGTAACCGGACCTGAAGCAGGAACTATTTTCTGGAATGGTACCGCAAATGGCTCTACTCCAAATTTTGCTTTTTGGAATACTGGAGAACCAAATCAACAAGGTGATGAAGATTATGCTCACATTACGCAACCTGGAGTTGGAATACGAGGTTCGTGGAACGACTTATCAAATACTGGTGATACAAGTGGCGACTATCAACCTAAAGGTTATATTGTAGAATATGGCGGTTCACCTGGCGAAGTACCACTAGAAATTGCTGCAAGTACAAAAATAACGATTCCGGTTGCAACACCTGCAGCAAACCCACCAGCGGCTTGTGATTCAGGAACTTTTACTTTTACTACTACAGCAACAACAGGAGCAACAATTAGTTGGTACGCAACAGCCACAGGCGGAACTGCATTGGCAACAGGAAATTCTTTTACAACATCTACAATAACTTCAACTACAACTTACTATGTAGATGCAGGTTGCGAATCAAATCGAAAAGCTGTTACAGCAACAGTTAACACAACACCAGCAACGCCTATTGCCGAAAAACCTTTCTATACTAATTGCGGTCCGGGATCTGTAACAATTGAGGCAAGTACAAATATTGGTTTCATCAATTGGTACGCAACATTAACTGGCGGTACAAGTTTATTTACCGGAAATAGTTTTACAACTCCTGTAATCTCAACAAATACCACTTATTATGCTGAAGCAGCAAATAATGGTTGCATCAATAACACTCGTATTCCTATAGAGATCAAAATCTATACGCCACCTGTAGTTACTGATGAAACTAAAATATTATGTCAAAATCAAAAAGTCAATCTTGATGCAGGAATCGCAGGAATGTCTTACAAATGGAGCAATGGCAAAACTGATCAGATAATTACAATTACAACTCCCGGAACATATACTGTTGATGTTATAAGTCCGGATCCGGAAAACTGTACAAGTCGAAAAACAATTATCGTAAACGAACATCTCATTCCTAAAATCTCACGAGTTGATGTTAACGGAACACGCGTTGTTATTTATCTTACTAAAGACGCAGATTATTATGAATATTCAGTTGATGGATTAACTTTTCAGGACTCGAATGTTTTCTATGATGTTTCTGCGGGATTAAAAACTGCTTTTGTTCAGGAAAAAAATGGCTGTGGAGGCGATACTTTCAAATTTGTTGTAATTACTTTTCCTGAATTTTTCACTCCAAACAATGATTCTTTTAATGATTCATGGGTTGTTGACGGAATCGAAAATTATCCGCAAGCTCAAATAACAATTTTTGATCGATACGGAAAACTTGTCGCACAGCTAAATGGCTCTAAAATGAGTTGGGACGGAACTTTAGACAAAAATCCTCTACCGGCTTCTGATTATTGGTATGCGATGAAAATCGATAATGATCATCCTGTTTTAAGAGGTCATTTTTCGCTCAAGAGATAA
- the folK gene encoding 2-amino-4-hydroxy-6-hydroxymethyldihydropteridine diphosphokinase yields the protein MKSQHQITLSIGSNQGDRLANITSCIALIHQEVGTVIRVSRLYETPAWGFESDAFYNCALVLHSNSSAQKILNQVLKIEKQLGRIRSNQEGYQSRIIDIDLITFDDEIIESEKLQIPHPQMQNRNFVLLPMQDLKLDWRHPVSQKSISELVAISPDDSVCTIVQDLENPLREIPLENFNYIAFEGNIGAGKTTLAHKISEDFNAKTVLERFADNPFLPKFYKDQNRYAFPLEMSFLADRYQQLSDDLAQFDLFKDFIVADYHIFKSLIFAKITLAEDEYRLYRNLFDIIYKEMPKPDLYVYLYQNSGRLLENIKKRGRNYEQNISADYLDKINNGYLDYIKSQTDLNVLIIDVSERDFVKKHEDYLFILDEIKKKIG from the coding sequence ATGAAATCACAGCATCAAATCACACTATCTATAGGCAGTAATCAGGGAGACAGATTAGCAAACATCACAAGTTGTATCGCTTTAATACATCAGGAAGTTGGCACTGTAATCAGGGTTTCAAGACTATACGAAACTCCGGCGTGGGGATTTGAAAGTGATGCTTTTTATAATTGTGCATTGGTTTTGCACAGTAATTCATCTGCACAAAAAATACTGAATCAGGTTTTAAAAATCGAAAAACAATTAGGAAGAATCCGATCTAATCAGGAAGGGTATCAATCCCGAATAATTGACATTGATTTGATAACTTTTGACGATGAAATTATTGAGTCCGAAAAACTTCAGATTCCGCATCCGCAAATGCAAAACAGAAATTTTGTTTTATTGCCAATGCAGGATTTAAAACTGGATTGGAGACATCCTGTTTCTCAAAAATCTATTTCAGAATTAGTTGCTATTTCGCCAGACGATAGCGTTTGTACAATTGTTCAGGATTTAGAAAATCCGCTAAGAGAAATTCCTTTAGAAAACTTTAATTATATCGCTTTTGAAGGAAATATTGGTGCGGGAAAAACTACTTTGGCGCATAAAATTTCAGAAGATTTTAATGCTAAAACCGTTTTAGAACGTTTTGCAGATAATCCTTTTTTGCCAAAATTCTACAAAGATCAAAACCGATATGCTTTTCCATTAGAAATGTCTTTTCTGGCAGATCGTTATCAGCAATTATCAGATGATTTGGCACAATTTGATTTATTCAAAGATTTCATCGTTGCCGATTATCATATTTTTAAATCCTTGATTTTTGCCAAGATTACACTTGCAGAAGATGAATACCGTTTGTATCGAAACTTATTCGATATTATTTATAAAGAAATGCCAAAACCTGATCTATACGTTTATTTGTATCAGAATTCAGGGCGTTTGCTTGAAAACATCAAGAAAAGAGGACGCAATTACGAACAAAATATCTCCGCAGATTACCTTGATAAAATCAACAACGGTTATTTAGATTATATTAAATCTCAAACGGATCTGAATGTTTTGATTATCGATGTTTCCGAACGCGATTTTGTAAAAAAACACGAAGATTATCTTTTTATTTTAGATGAAATCAAGAAGAAAATTGGTTAA
- the sppA gene encoding signal peptide peptidase SppA, which produces MKFLGNVIATVIGIFVFIMLFFFGVILIGTIFGGEDSVSVKGDSVIELDLKQIQNDYAGKYKDPWITVFSDKKGIGLTDVINAIEAAKTDDNIKGISILNDQSSLGLAQYKDLRNALESFKKSGKFVWAYANTYSQKEYYLNSVANTVYLNPAGDLDFKGLSSEVMFFKDFQDKSGIHMEVIRHGKYKSAVEPFLENKMSDANREQVTALLNSIWTTVTNDISKSRNIPVAKLNEIANGLLARTPEMAKAQHLVDIVAYEDVYHNAIKKALKVTGDDDYNKISISDYTQNNITTALTNTATDQIAIIYAQGEIQSGEGDVTVIGEGSMRRSLQEARKNEDVKAIVLRIDSPGGSALTSDLIWREIEITKKVKPVVVSMGNYAASGGYYIACNANKIFAENNTITGSIGVFGILPNFSPLATKLGINTEQVKTHENSANYSPFVPIDEKFKAFTLEGVENIYNTFVTHVAQGRKMTFAQVDAIAQGRVWSGTEALKIGLVDKIGGLNDAIAEAAKIAKVKTYSTQNYPEYDKTFNDLLSNLPFAQSKEAFIKEEIGEENYQLIEQVKRFQNQKGVQAILPFGLNIK; this is translated from the coding sequence ATGAAGTTTTTAGGAAATGTAATTGCCACAGTTATTGGTATTTTTGTATTTATTATGCTCTTCTTTTTTGGCGTAATTCTAATTGGGACGATTTTTGGCGGAGAGGATTCTGTTTCTGTTAAGGGTGATTCTGTTATAGAATTAGATTTAAAACAAATTCAAAATGATTACGCCGGAAAATACAAAGATCCTTGGATAACTGTTTTTTCGGATAAAAAAGGAATCGGTTTAACCGATGTTATCAACGCTATCGAAGCAGCAAAAACGGATGATAACATTAAAGGAATTTCTATTTTAAATGATCAGTCTTCTTTAGGATTGGCGCAATATAAAGATTTGAGAAATGCACTCGAAAGTTTCAAAAAATCAGGAAAATTTGTTTGGGCATATGCCAATACGTATTCTCAAAAAGAATATTATTTAAACTCGGTTGCAAATACTGTTTATTTGAATCCTGCGGGAGATTTAGACTTCAAAGGACTTTCATCTGAAGTAATGTTCTTTAAAGATTTTCAGGATAAATCAGGTATTCATATGGAAGTGATTCGTCACGGAAAATACAAAAGTGCCGTTGAGCCTTTCTTAGAAAACAAAATGAGCGATGCTAACAGAGAACAAGTTACAGCATTATTAAACTCAATCTGGACAACGGTTACAAATGATATTTCGAAAAGCAGAAATATTCCTGTTGCTAAATTAAACGAAATCGCAAATGGTTTGCTTGCCAGAACTCCGGAAATGGCAAAAGCGCAACATTTAGTAGATATTGTTGCTTATGAAGATGTATATCACAATGCGATTAAAAAGGCATTGAAAGTAACCGGAGACGATGATTACAACAAAATTTCAATCTCAGATTATACGCAAAACAACATCACAACAGCTTTGACGAATACCGCAACAGATCAAATCGCAATTATTTACGCTCAAGGCGAAATACAAAGCGGTGAAGGAGATGTGACTGTAATTGGTGAAGGTTCAATGCGTCGTTCGTTGCAGGAAGCCAGAAAAAATGAAGATGTAAAAGCTATCGTTCTTAGAATTGATAGTCCGGGCGGAAGCGCTCTGACTTCTGATTTGATCTGGAGAGAAATCGAAATCACTAAAAAAGTAAAACCGGTTGTCGTTTCAATGGGTAATTATGCTGCTTCGGGAGGATATTACATTGCTTGTAACGCTAACAAAATTTTTGCCGAAAACAATACTATTACGGGTTCTATTGGCGTATTTGGTATCTTGCCTAACTTTAGCCCTTTGGCAACTAAATTAGGAATCAATACAGAACAAGTAAAAACACACGAAAACTCAGCTAATTATAGTCCGTTTGTGCCAATTGACGAGAAATTTAAAGCTTTTACATTAGAAGGAGTTGAAAACATCTACAATACTTTTGTAACGCATGTGGCTCAAGGCCGAAAAATGACTTTTGCGCAAGTAGACGCTATCGCACAAGGAAGAGTCTGGTCAGGAACTGAGGCTTTAAAAATTGGTTTGGTTGACAAAATTGGAGGCTTAAATGATGCTATTGCTGAGGCTGCAAAAATTGCTAAAGTAAAAACATACAGCACTCAAAACTATCCTGAATATGATAAAACATTCAATGATTTACTTTCAAATCTGCCTTTTGCACAATCGAAAGAAGCTTTTATAAAAGAAGAAATCGGAGAAGAAAACTACCAACTTATCGAACAGGTAAAAAGATTTCAAAATCAAAAAGGTGTTCAGGCAATCCTTCCTTTTGGGTTAAACATCAAATAA
- a CDS encoding alpha/beta fold hydrolase — MKNIVLLLTIFFLSFVNAQDKKQDTYKESSVILKINNDQLFGTLTVPDLTKKYPVALIIAGSGPTDRDGNNPMMKNNSLKMLAEALAKNGIASLRYDKRGIGESKASAISESSLVFENYTEDAKSWINFLKQDKRFSQLVIIGHSEGSLIGMIAGAKANKFISIAGAGDSADKIIKTQIASKSNKQIEDMTFPIIDSLKTGNTVKKVDPMLNSLFRSSIQPYLISWFKYNPQTEITKLNVPILILQGNNDLQVTVQDAENLSKSNKNAELLIVDKMNHIMKIIDGDKQANLESYNNATLPISEVMINKIVSFILK, encoded by the coding sequence ATGAAAAATATAGTTCTTCTGCTTACTATTTTCTTTTTGAGCTTTGTAAATGCTCAGGATAAAAAACAAGATACCTATAAAGAGTCTAGTGTAATTTTAAAAATTAACAACGATCAGCTTTTTGGTACTTTGACCGTTCCTGATTTAACGAAGAAATATCCTGTTGCCTTAATAATTGCAGGTTCAGGACCAACAGACAGAGACGGAAATAATCCGATGATGAAAAACAATTCGCTAAAAATGCTGGCGGAAGCTCTCGCAAAAAACGGAATTGCATCATTAAGATATGACAAAAGAGGAATTGGTGAAAGTAAAGCTTCTGCAATATCTGAATCTAGTTTAGTTTTTGAAAATTATACCGAAGATGCCAAAAGCTGGATTAATTTCCTGAAACAAGACAAACGTTTTTCGCAATTAGTAATCATTGGACATAGCGAAGGTTCTTTAATAGGAATGATTGCGGGCGCAAAAGCAAATAAGTTTATTTCTATTGCCGGAGCCGGAGATTCAGCAGATAAAATCATAAAGACACAAATTGCAAGCAAATCAAACAAGCAAATTGAAGACATGACTTTCCCAATTATCGATAGTTTAAAAACTGGAAATACGGTTAAAAAAGTTGATCCAATGCTAAATTCACTTTTCAGATCAAGCATTCAGCCGTATTTAATTTCCTGGTTTAAATACAATCCACAAACAGAAATCACAAAACTGAACGTTCCTATTTTGATTCTGCAAGGAAACAACGATTTGCAAGTCACAGTACAAGATGCTGAAAACTTATCCAAGTCTAACAAAAATGCCGAATTACTGATCGTCGATAAAATGAATCACATCATGAAAATTATCGACGGCGACAAACAGGCAAATTTAGAAAGTTATAATAACGCCACTTTACCAATTTCAGAAGTTATGATTAATAAGATTGTTTCTTTTATTCTGAAGTAA